In the Azospirillaceae bacterium genome, one interval contains:
- a CDS encoding DsrE/DsrF/DrsH-like family protein: protein MDGAKSLAVIVQSGGFDHVHYALVMASTAAATGRRTVLFFTGRALRALAGPQGWLELDRGDDGTTPASRNAAMRAAGVGDFETLLSACAELGVRFIACEMGMRLAGLRHDQLRKDFDIEQAGMATLLNAADGPIVHV, encoded by the coding sequence ATGGATGGTGCCAAAAGCCTTGCCGTAATCGTGCAATCCGGTGGTTTCGACCACGTCCACTACGCCTTGGTCATGGCGTCCACGGCGGCGGCGACGGGGCGCCGGACGGTCCTGTTCTTCACCGGGCGCGCGTTGCGGGCCCTCGCCGGGCCGCAGGGCTGGCTGGAACTGGACCGCGGCGACGACGGCACCACGCCCGCCTCCCGCAATGCCGCGATGAGGGCTGCCGGTGTGGGCGATTTCGAGACGCTGCTGTCGGCCTGCGCCGAGCTGGGCGTGCGCTTCATCGCGTGCGAGATGGGGATGCGCCTTGCCGGTCTGCGCCACGACCAGTTGCGCAAGGATTTCGACATCGAGCAGGCCGGCATGGCGACGCTGCTCAACGCCGCCGATGGGCCCATCGTCCACGTTTGA
- a CDS encoding ring-cleaving dioxygenase: MQLTGIHHVTAVTADAPGNHAFYTGTLGMRLVKRTVNQDDVSAYHLFYADAQASPGTDLTFFDWPVERERRGTHSIVRIGLRVAGTGTINWWARRFTELGVAHSGVVERDGRVTLDFEDFEGQRLSLIDDGGVGTSHPWTRSPVPAERQIRGLGPATISVPDLRTTDLVLTRVMGMQPVRDYPTSGNPGSRTHVYRMGPGGAGAELHVAVEPDLPPAGPGAGGVHHIAFRVPDADYEAWTDRLAHVRLPFSGPVDRFYFRSLYFREPNGILFEIATDGPGFATDEPLESLGEKLALPPFLEPQRRQIEAGLRPL; this comes from the coding sequence ATGCAACTGACCGGTATCCACCATGTGACGGCGGTGACCGCGGATGCCCCGGGCAACCACGCCTTCTACACCGGCACACTTGGCATGCGGTTGGTGAAGAGGACCGTGAACCAGGACGATGTGAGCGCCTACCATCTGTTCTACGCCGACGCGCAGGCTTCGCCCGGGACCGATCTGACCTTCTTCGACTGGCCGGTGGAGCGCGAGCGGCGCGGCACCCATTCCATCGTGCGCATCGGTCTGCGGGTGGCAGGCACCGGCACGATCAACTGGTGGGCACGGCGCTTCACCGAACTGGGCGTCGCCCATTCCGGCGTGGTGGAGCGCGACGGCCGCGTGACCCTGGACTTCGAGGATTTCGAGGGCCAGCGCCTGAGCCTGATCGACGATGGCGGTGTCGGCACGTCGCATCCGTGGACACGCAGCCCGGTTCCGGCGGAACGCCAGATCCGCGGCCTGGGGCCCGCCACCATCAGCGTGCCCGACCTGCGGACGACGGATCTGGTGTTGACCCGGGTCATGGGCATGCAGCCGGTCCGCGACTATCCCACGTCCGGCAACCCGGGTTCACGCACCCATGTCTACCGCATGGGGCCGGGTGGGGCCGGGGCGGAACTGCATGTGGCGGTCGAACCGGACCTGCCGCCGGCCGGGCCCGGGGCGGGCGGCGTTCACCACATTGCGTTCCGGGTCCCCGATGCCGATTACGAAGCCTGGACGGACCGGCTCGCCCATGTCCGGCTGCCGTTCAGCGGTCCGGTCGACCGCTTCTATTTCCGGAGCCTCTATTTCCGCGAGCCGAACGGCATCCTGTTCGAGATTGCGACCGACGGGCCCGGTTTCGCCACCGACGAGCCACTGGAAAGCCTGGGCGAGAAGCTGGCCCTGCCGCCGTTCCTCGAACCACAGCGGCGCCAGATCGAAGCCGGGCTGAGGCCGCTCTGA